A region of Pseudomonas sp. Marseille-Q3773 DNA encodes the following proteins:
- a CDS encoding PilZ domain-containing protein: MTDHDDRRRFQRIDFDAPTELRQGDRRWPVKLLDVSLKGLLVKRPEPWDADLTQDFDAIIHLDRDVRVQMQVELRHEEATRLGFICLYIDVESMSHLHRLVELNLADSTEMMRELRELIE; the protein is encoded by the coding sequence ATGACCGACCACGACGATCGCCGCCGCTTCCAGCGCATCGATTTCGACGCCCCCACCGAGCTGCGCCAGGGCGACCGCCGCTGGCCGGTAAAACTCCTGGACGTGTCGCTGAAAGGTCTTCTGGTCAAGCGCCCCGAGCCATGGGACGCCGACCTGACCCAGGACTTCGATGCGATCATCCACCTCGACCGCGATGTGCGCGTGCAGATGCAAGTGGAATTGCGCCACGAAGAAGCCACCCGCCTGGGGTTCATCTGCCTGTACATCGACGTCGAGTCGATGAGCCATTTGCACCGTCTTGTGGAACTGAACCTGGCCGACAGCACCGAAATGATGCGTGAGCTGCGGGAATTGATCGAATAA
- the radA gene encoding DNA repair protein RadA, with protein MAKAKRLYGCTECGATFPKWAGQCGECGAWNTLVETMIESAGAAAPGNGRTGWAGQQAQIKTLAEVSVEEIPRFTTSSTELDRVLGGGLVDGSVVLIGGDPGIGKSTILLQTLCNIAVGMPALYVTGEESQQQVAMRSRRLGLPQDQLKVMTETCIETIIATARQEKPRVMVIDSIQTIFTEQLQSAPGGVAQVRESTALLVRYAKQSGTAIFLVGHVTKEGSLAGPRVLEHMVDTVLYFEGESDGRLRLLRAVKNRFGAVNELGVFGMTDRGLKEVSNPSAIFLNRAQEEVPGSVVMATWEGTRPMLVEVQALVDDSHLANPRRVTLGLDQNRLAMLLAVLHRHGGIPTHDQDVFLNVVGGVKVLETASDLALLAAVMSSLRNRPLAHGLLVFGEIGLSGEVRPVPSGQERLKEAAKHGFKRAIVPKGNAPKEAPAGLQVIAVTRLEQALDALFE; from the coding sequence ATGGCCAAGGCCAAGCGCTTGTATGGCTGCACCGAGTGCGGTGCGACCTTCCCCAAATGGGCCGGCCAGTGTGGCGAATGCGGGGCCTGGAACACCCTGGTCGAAACCATGATCGAAAGCGCCGGTGCCGCCGCGCCCGGCAACGGCCGCACCGGCTGGGCCGGGCAGCAGGCGCAGATCAAGACCCTGGCCGAAGTCAGCGTCGAGGAAATCCCGCGCTTCACCACCAGCAGCACCGAACTGGACCGCGTGCTGGGCGGCGGCCTGGTGGATGGCTCGGTGGTGCTGATCGGTGGCGACCCCGGTATCGGCAAGTCGACCATCCTGCTGCAGACCCTGTGCAACATCGCCGTCGGCATGCCGGCACTGTACGTGACCGGCGAGGAATCGCAGCAGCAGGTGGCGATGCGTTCGCGGCGCCTGGGCCTGCCGCAGGACCAGCTCAAGGTGATGACCGAAACCTGCATCGAAACCATCATCGCCACGGCGCGCCAGGAAAAGCCGCGGGTGATGGTGATCGACTCGATCCAGACCATTTTCACCGAGCAGCTGCAATCGGCACCGGGCGGCGTGGCCCAGGTGCGCGAGAGCACGGCGTTGCTGGTGCGCTATGCCAAACAGAGTGGTACGGCAATCTTCCTGGTGGGCCACGTGACCAAGGAGGGCTCGCTGGCTGGCCCACGGGTTCTCGAGCACATGGTCGACACAGTGCTTTATTTCGAAGGCGAGTCCGATGGCCGCCTGCGCCTGCTGCGGGCGGTGAAGAACCGCTTCGGTGCCGTCAACGAACTGGGCGTGTTCGGCATGACCGACCGCGGCCTGAAGGAAGTGTCCAACCCGTCGGCGATCTTTCTCAACCGCGCCCAGGAAGAAGTGCCGGGTAGCGTGGTGATGGCGACGTGGGAGGGCACCCGGCCGATGCTGGTGGAAGTGCAGGCGCTGGTCGACGACAGCCACCTGGCCAACCCGCGCCGGGTGACTCTGGGCCTGGACCAGAACCGTCTGGCCATGCTGCTGGCGGTACTGCACCGGCATGGTGGCATTCCAACCCATGACCAGGACGTGTTCCTCAACGTGGTGGGTGGGGTGAAGGTGCTGGAAACCGCCTCGGACCTGGCGCTGCTGGCGGCGGTGATGTCGAGCCTGCGCAACCGCCCATTGGCCCATGGCTTGCTGGTGTTTGGCGAAATCGGCCTGTCCGGCGAAGTACGACCGGTGCCCAGCGGACAGGAACGCTTGAAGGAAGCGGCCAAGCATGGCTTCAAGCGGGCCATCGTGCCCAAGGGCAATGCGCCGAAAGAGGCCCCGGCGGGCCTTCAGGTGATCGCCGTTACCCGTCTGGAGCAGGCGTTGGACGCACTGTTCGAGTAA
- a CDS encoding YbdD/YjiX family protein, which yields MFNDLGRLGKYLGQAARLMVGMPDYDNYVEHMQKTHPDQPVMSYEAFFRERQEARYGGKSGPKCC from the coding sequence ATGTTCAACGACCTGGGTCGACTGGGTAAGTACCTGGGGCAGGCAGCCCGCCTGATGGTCGGCATGCCCGACTACGACAACTATGTCGAGCACATGCAGAAGACGCACCCGGACCAGCCGGTGATGAGCTACGAGGCGTTCTTCCGGGAACGCCAGGAAGCGCGTTACGGTGGCAAGTCCGGGCCCAAGTGCTGCTGA
- a CDS encoding carbon starvation CstA family protein, with translation MNNNNSLLRHIPWLALAVIGACALGVVALRRGEAINALWIVVAAVAIYLVAYRYYSLFIATKVMQLDPRRATPAVLNNDGLDYVPTNKHILFGHHFAAIAGAGPLVGPVLAAQMGYLPGTLWLIAGVVLAGAVQDFMVLFLSTRRNGRSLGDMVREEMGRIPGTIALFGCFLIMIIILAVLALIVVKALAESPWGMFTVMATIPIAMFMGVYMRYIRPGRIGEISIVGVVLLLASIWLGGQIAADPVWGPAFTFTGVQITWMLVGYGFVAAVLPVWLVLAPRDYLSTFLKIGTIVGLAIGILIIAPELKMPALTQFTDGTGPVWKGTLFPFLFITIACGAVSGFHALISSGTTPKLLDNETNARYIGYGGMLMESFVAIMAMVAASVIEPGVYFAMNSPAAVVGADVASVAQTVSSWGFLITPEQLEATARDIGEHTILARAGGAPTLAVGIAQILHQVLPGENTMAFWYHFAILFEALFILTAVDAGTRAGRFMLQDLLGSFVPALKRTESWSANLIGTAGCVALWGYLLYQGVIDPLGGINTLWPLFGISNQMLAGIALMLGTVVLIKMKRQRYVWVTLLPAVWLLICTTTAGLIKLFDPNPAVGFLALAKKYSTALDAGQVLAPAKDIVQMQHVIFNAYTNAGLTVLFLVVVFSVLFFAVKVGFAALGRKERSDKETPFQALPDA, from the coding sequence ATGAACAACAATAATAGCCTGCTACGCCACATTCCGTGGCTGGCGCTGGCAGTCATAGGAGCCTGCGCGCTGGGTGTGGTTGCCCTGCGTCGCGGCGAGGCGATCAATGCCTTGTGGATCGTGGTCGCGGCAGTGGCCATCTACCTGGTCGCCTATCGCTACTACAGCCTGTTCATCGCCACCAAGGTGATGCAACTCGACCCGCGCCGCGCCACCCCGGCGGTGCTCAACAACGACGGCCTGGACTATGTCCCGACCAACAAACACATCCTCTTCGGTCACCACTTTGCCGCTATCGCCGGCGCAGGCCCGCTGGTCGGCCCGGTACTGGCTGCGCAGATGGGCTACCTGCCCGGGACCCTTTGGCTGATCGCCGGTGTGGTGCTGGCCGGTGCGGTGCAGGACTTCATGGTCCTGTTCCTCTCCACCCGTCGCAACGGCCGCTCGCTGGGCGACATGGTGCGCGAGGAAATGGGCCGCATCCCGGGCACCATCGCCCTGTTCGGCTGCTTCCTGATCATGATCATCATCCTTGCGGTGCTGGCGCTGATCGTGGTCAAGGCCCTGGCCGAGAGCCCGTGGGGCATGTTCACGGTGATGGCTACCATCCCGATCGCGATGTTCATGGGCGTCTACATGCGCTACATCCGCCCGGGCCGTATCGGCGAGATCTCGATCGTGGGCGTGGTCCTGCTGCTGGCCTCGATCTGGCTGGGGGGCCAGATTGCCGCGGATCCGGTGTGGGGCCCGGCGTTCACCTTCACTGGCGTGCAGATTACCTGGATGCTGGTGGGCTACGGCTTTGTCGCCGCCGTGCTGCCGGTATGGCTGGTACTGGCGCCGCGTGACTACCTGTCGACCTTCCTCAAGATCGGCACCATCGTTGGCCTGGCCATCGGTATCCTGATCATCGCGCCCGAGCTGAAAATGCCGGCGCTGACCCAGTTCACCGACGGCACCGGCCCGGTGTGGAAGGGCACCCTGTTCCCGTTCCTGTTCATCACCATCGCCTGTGGTGCGGTGTCCGGCTTCCACGCGCTGATCTCCTCGGGGACCACGCCCAAGCTGCTGGACAACGAAACCAACGCCCGCTACATCGGCTACGGCGGCATGCTGATGGAATCGTTCGTCGCCATCATGGCCATGGTCGCTGCCTCGGTGATCGAGCCAGGCGTGTATTTCGCCATGAACAGCCCGGCCGCCGTGGTCGGTGCCGACGTGGCTTCGGTGGCGCAAACGGTCAGCAGCTGGGGCTTCCTGATCACCCCGGAACAACTGGAGGCCACCGCCCGCGACATCGGCGAGCACACCATCCTGGCGCGTGCCGGTGGTGCACCGACGCTGGCGGTGGGTATCGCGCAGATCCTGCACCAGGTGCTGCCGGGTGAGAACACCATGGCCTTCTGGTACCACTTCGCGATCCTGTTCGAGGCGCTGTTCATCCTTACCGCGGTAGACGCCGGTACCCGTGCCGGGCGCTTCATGCTGCAGGACCTGCTGGGCAGCTTCGTGCCGGCGCTCAAGCGCACCGAGTCGTGGAGTGCCAACCTGATCGGCACCGCCGGCTGCGTGGCACTGTGGGGCTACCTGCTGTACCAGGGCGTGATCGACCCGCTGGGCGGCATCAACACGCTGTGGCCGCTGTTCGGTATCTCCAACCAGATGCTGGCCGGTATCGCCCTGATGCTCGGCACCGTGGTGCTGATCAAGATGAAGCGCCAGCGCTATGTCTGGGTCACCTTGCTGCCAGCCGTGTGGCTGCTGATCTGCACCACCACCGCAGGCCTGATCAAGCTGTTCGACCCGAACCCGGCAGTCGGCTTCCTGGCCCTGGCCAAGAAGTACAGCACTGCGCTGGACGCCGGCCAGGTCCTGGCCCCGGCCAAGGACATCGTGCAGATGCAACACGTGATCTTCAACGCCTACACCAACGCCGGCCTGACCGTGCTGTTCCTGGTGGTGGTGTTCAGTGTGCTGTTCTTTGCCGTCAAGGTCGGTTTCGCCGCCCTCGGCCGCAAGGAGCGCAGCGACAAGGAAACCCCGTTCCAGGCCCTGCCTGACGCTTGA
- the mscL gene encoding large-conductance mechanosensitive channel protein MscL — protein sequence MGMISEFKAFAVKGNVVDMAVGIIIGAAFGKIVSSFVGDVVMPPLGLLIGGVDFSDLAITLKAAEGDAPAVVLAYGKFIQTVIDFLIVAFAIFMGVKAINRLKREEAVAPTAPPVPSAEETLLTEIRDLLKAQNHNRLP from the coding sequence ATGGGCATGATCAGTGAGTTCAAGGCCTTCGCGGTCAAAGGCAATGTCGTCGACATGGCGGTCGGTATCATCATCGGCGCAGCCTTCGGCAAGATCGTCTCGTCCTTCGTTGGTGACGTGGTCATGCCACCGCTGGGCCTGTTGATCGGTGGTGTCGACTTCAGCGATCTGGCCATCACCCTGAAGGCGGCCGAAGGTGATGCACCGGCTGTGGTACTGGCCTATGGCAAGTTCATCCAGACCGTGATCGACTTCCTGATCGTGGCGTTTGCCATCTTCATGGGGGTAAAAGCCATCAACCGGCTCAAGCGTGAGGAGGCCGTGGCGCCGACTGCGCCACCCGTGCCGAGTGCCGAAGAAACCTTGCTGACCGAGATTCGCGATCTGCTCAAGGCGCAGAACCACAACCGCCTGCCTTGA
- a CDS encoding nucleobase:cation symporter-2 family protein — MTTSPSTSPAKRPEDENLGLGANLAYGLQHVLTMYGGIVAVPLILGQAAGLNGAEIGMLIAASLFAGGLATLLQTLGLPFFGCQLPLVQGVSFAGVATMGAILSSEGGGGLPGVLGAVMAASFIGFLITPVFSRITKFFPPLVTGIVITTIGLTLMPVAARWVMGGNSASPEFGSMANIGLAGLTFAIVLLLSKLGSATISRLSILLAMVVGTLIAWALGMTDFSKVTEGPVFAFPTPFHFGMPEFHVAAILSMCIVIMVTLVETSADILAVGEIIDTKVDSKRLGNGLRADMASSILAPIFGSFTQSAFAQNVGLVAVTGVKSRYVVATGGVILVVLGLLPIMGRVIAAVPTPVLGGAGIVLFGTVAASGIRTLSKVNYKNNVNLIIVAASLGFGMIPIAAPTFYHHFPNWFETIFHSGISSAAIMAILLNLIFNHFTAGNSENQSVFAAAYERTIQYSDISALRDGDYFKDGKLFDAEGNEVPLLELDEHGNEALRRTAVAEH; from the coding sequence ATGACTACGTCCCCTAGCACGTCTCCCGCCAAGCGCCCCGAGGACGAAAACCTCGGCCTTGGGGCCAACCTGGCCTATGGTCTGCAGCATGTGCTGACCATGTATGGGGGGATCGTCGCGGTACCCCTGATTCTGGGGCAAGCCGCGGGCCTGAACGGTGCCGAAATCGGCATGCTGATCGCCGCTTCGCTGTTTGCCGGTGGCCTGGCCACCCTGCTGCAGACACTGGGCCTGCCATTCTTCGGCTGCCAGCTGCCGCTGGTGCAGGGCGTGTCGTTCGCTGGCGTGGCGACCATGGGGGCCATTCTCAGCAGTGAGGGTGGCGGTGGCCTGCCGGGCGTGCTGGGTGCAGTCATGGCCGCGTCGTTCATCGGCTTTCTCATTACCCCGGTGTTCTCGCGCATCACCAAGTTCTTCCCGCCGTTGGTAACCGGCATCGTCATCACCACCATCGGCCTGACCCTGATGCCCGTCGCAGCCCGCTGGGTGATGGGTGGCAACAGTGCCTCGCCGGAGTTCGGCAGCATGGCCAACATCGGCCTGGCAGGCCTGACCTTCGCCATCGTGTTGCTGTTGAGCAAGCTGGGCAGTGCGACCATCTCGCGCCTGTCGATCCTACTGGCGATGGTTGTCGGCACCCTGATCGCCTGGGCGCTGGGCATGACCGACTTCAGCAAGGTCACCGAAGGCCCGGTGTTCGCCTTCCCCACGCCATTCCACTTCGGCATGCCGGAATTCCACGTCGCCGCGATCCTGTCGATGTGCATCGTGATCATGGTGACCCTGGTGGAAACCTCGGCCGATATCCTCGCGGTGGGTGAGATCATCGATACCAAGGTCGACTCCAAGCGCCTCGGCAACGGCCTGCGCGCCGACATGGCGTCGAGCATCCTGGCGCCGATCTTCGGTTCGTTCACCCAGAGCGCGTTCGCCCAGAACGTAGGCCTGGTAGCGGTGACCGGGGTCAAGAGCCGCTACGTGGTGGCCACCGGCGGGGTGATTCTGGTGGTACTCGGCCTGCTGCCGATCATGGGCCGGGTGATTGCTGCTGTGCCGACGCCAGTGCTGGGTGGCGCGGGCATCGTGCTGTTCGGCACCGTGGCAGCCAGCGGTATCCGCACTCTGTCCAAGGTCAACTACAAGAACAACGTCAACCTGATCATCGTCGCCGCGTCGCTGGGCTTCGGCATGATCCCGATTGCCGCCCCGACCTTCTACCATCACTTCCCGAACTGGTTCGAAACCATTTTCCACTCGGGCATCAGCTCGGCGGCAATCATGGCCATCCTGCTGAACCTGATCTTCAACCACTTCACCGCCGGCAACTCGGAAAACCAGTCGGTGTTCGCTGCCGCCTACGAGCGCACCATCCAGTACTCGGACATTTCAGCGCTGCGTGATGGCGACTACTTCAAGGATGGCAAGCTGTTCGATGCCGAGGGTAATGAAGTGCCGCTGCTGGAGCTGGACGAACATGGCAATGAGGCGCTCAGGCGCACGGCGGTCGCCGAACATTGA
- the yjiA gene encoding GTPase — MQTPIPVTVLTGFLGAGKTTLLKYMLKAEHGLKIAVIENEFSEAGIDSQLLGDEPVQVMTLANGCVCCSIHGDLTRALYLLLERLDTGEIAFDRLVIECTGLADPAPVAQTFFIDEELRERYILDGIMTLVDAAHAELHLTQAIAQAQVGFADRLLLSKTDLVEPAVVEALGERLTRINGRAEIRVVEHGRIDLAELLDVRGFNLNPDLGANLKPALRPLLKPATPDRISTLVLRTQTALDIDRLSDFMNALLETHGKQLLRYKGVLNIAGEARKLVFQGVLKLYGFDWDAEWAEGETRESVMVFIADDLPEATIRAGFEALAAG; from the coding sequence GTGCAGACGCCTATTCCCGTAACCGTACTCACCGGCTTCCTCGGCGCCGGCAAGACCACCCTGCTCAAGTACATGCTCAAGGCCGAGCATGGCCTGAAGATCGCCGTGATCGAGAACGAATTCAGCGAGGCCGGCATCGACAGCCAGCTGCTCGGCGACGAGCCGGTGCAGGTGATGACCTTGGCCAATGGCTGCGTGTGCTGCAGCATCCATGGCGACCTCACCCGCGCCCTGTACCTGCTGCTCGAACGTCTGGATACAGGCGAGATCGCCTTCGACCGCTTGGTAATAGAATGCACCGGCCTGGCCGACCCGGCGCCGGTGGCGCAAACCTTCTTCATTGATGAAGAGCTGCGTGAGCGCTATATCCTCGACGGCATCATGACCTTGGTCGATGCCGCCCATGCCGAGTTGCACCTGACCCAGGCCATCGCCCAGGCCCAGGTCGGCTTTGCCGACCGTCTGCTGCTGAGCAAGACCGACCTGGTCGAGCCGGCTGTGGTCGAGGCGCTGGGCGAGCGTCTGACACGCATCAATGGCCGGGCCGAGATCCGCGTGGTCGAGCATGGCCGCATAGACCTGGCGGAGCTGCTGGATGTACGTGGGTTCAATCTCAACCCCGATCTGGGCGCAAACCTGAAGCCAGCGCTGCGCCCGTTGCTCAAGCCCGCTACCCCGGACCGCATCTCCACCTTGGTACTGCGCACGCAAACCGCGTTGGACATTGACCGCCTCAGCGACTTCATGAACGCGCTGCTGGAAACCCACGGCAAGCAGCTGTTGCGCTACAAGGGGGTGCTGAACATTGCCGGTGAGGCGCGCAAGCTGGTGTTCCAGGGCGTGCTCAAGCTCTACGGCTTCGATTGGGATGCCGAATGGGCCGAGGGCGAAACCCGCGAAAGTGTGATGGTATTCATCGCCGACGATCTGCCGGAAGCTACGATTCGGGCTGGGTTCGAGGCGCTGGCTGCGGGCTGA
- the metE gene encoding 5-methyltetrahydropteroyltriglutamate--homocysteine S-methyltransferase translates to MALAHNLGFPRIGHDRELKKAQEAFWKGELDEAGLRAVGRELRARHWQVQKDAGIELLPVGDFAWYDQVLTHSLTFGVIPQRFASNDAARPTLHTLFAMARGAVGDSCCGGAHAQEMSKWFDTNYHYLVPEFTADQQFVLSWEQLFDEVDEAQALGHAVKPVVIGPLTYLWLGKAKGGDFDKLELLERLLPLYDQILNRLAAQGVEWVQLDEPILALDLPQDWKNAYERVYNIIQRAPLKKLIATYFGGLEDNLGLAANLPVDGLHIDLVRAPEQYPTILDRLPAYKVLSLGLVNGRNVWRCDLEKALEILRHAHERLGERLWVAPSCSLLHSPVDLAREDQLDAELQSWLAFAVQKCQEVALLAKAIDDPQAADVAAALAQSRAVQASRAASPRIHKPAVQARLAAIKPADSQRQSAFAQRIVRQRAKLGLPAFPTTTIGSFPQTPAIRLARQAYKQGKLTEADYVEAMHSEIRHAVKIQEDLGLDVLVHGEAERNDMVEYFAEQLDGYAFTRFGWVQSYGSRCVKPAVIVGDLSRPKAMTVEWIRYAQSLTDKVMKGMLTGPVTMLMWSFPREDVSREVQARQLALAIRDEVLDLEAAGIRVVQIDEAAFREGLPLRHAAWAHYLEWATEAFRLCASGVRDETQIHTHMCYSEFNDVIESIAAMDADVITIETSRSDMELLAAFERFAYPNEIGPGVYDIHSPRVPSREEMVKLLRKAARRIPAERLWVNPDCGLKTRGWPETEAALINMVAAARELRTSA, encoded by the coding sequence ATGGCACTGGCACACAACCTGGGCTTTCCGCGTATCGGCCACGATCGCGAGCTGAAAAAGGCCCAGGAAGCCTTCTGGAAGGGCGAACTCGACGAAGCCGGCCTGCGCGCCGTGGGGCGGGAGCTGCGTGCCCGGCACTGGCAGGTACAGAAAGACGCCGGCATCGAATTGCTGCCGGTCGGCGACTTCGCCTGGTACGACCAGGTGCTGACCCACTCGCTGACCTTTGGCGTCATCCCGCAACGCTTTGCCAGCAACGACGCTGCCAGGCCCACCCTGCATACCCTGTTCGCCATGGCCCGTGGTGCTGTCGGGGACAGCTGCTGTGGCGGCGCCCACGCCCAGGAAATGTCCAAGTGGTTCGACACCAACTACCACTATCTGGTCCCCGAATTCACCGCCGACCAGCAGTTCGTCCTCAGCTGGGAACAGCTGTTCGATGAAGTGGACGAAGCCCAGGCCTTGGGCCATGCGGTCAAGCCAGTGGTGATCGGCCCGCTGACCTATTTGTGGCTGGGCAAGGCCAAGGGCGGCGATTTCGACAAGCTGGAGCTGCTCGAGCGCCTGTTGCCGCTGTATGACCAGATCCTCAACCGCCTGGCGGCCCAAGGTGTGGAATGGGTGCAGCTGGACGAGCCGATCCTGGCCCTGGACCTGCCCCAGGACTGGAAGAACGCCTACGAGCGCGTCTACAACATCATTCAGCGCGCGCCGCTGAAGAAACTGATCGCCACCTATTTCGGCGGCCTGGAGGACAACCTTGGCCTGGCCGCCAACCTGCCGGTCGATGGCCTGCACATCGACCTGGTGCGGGCGCCCGAGCAGTACCCGACCATCCTCGACCGCCTGCCGGCCTACAAGGTGCTGTCGCTGGGCCTGGTCAATGGCCGCAATGTCTGGCGCTGCGACCTGGAGAAGGCGCTGGAAATATTGCGCCATGCCCATGAACGCCTGGGTGAGCGGCTGTGGGTGGCACCGTCCTGCTCGCTGCTGCACAGCCCGGTGGATCTGGCCCGTGAAGACCAGCTGGATGCCGAGCTGCAAAGCTGGCTGGCCTTTGCCGTGCAGAAATGCCAGGAAGTGGCGCTGCTGGCCAAGGCCATCGACGACCCGCAGGCCGCTGACGTCGCCGCTGCCCTGGCGCAGAGCCGGGCCGTGCAGGCCAGCCGCGCTGCCTCGCCGCGCATCCACAAGCCCGCCGTGCAAGCCCGCCTGGCCGCCATCAAGCCCGCCGACAGCCAGCGCCAGTCGGCATTTGCCCAGCGTATCGTCAGGCAGCGTGCAAAGCTCGGCCTGCCAGCGTTCCCGACCACCACCATTGGCTCGTTCCCGCAGACCCCGGCCATTCGCCTGGCGCGCCAGGCCTACAAGCAGGGCAAACTGACCGAGGCCGATTATGTCGAGGCCATGCACAGCGAGATCCGCCATGCGGTGAAAATCCAGGAGGACCTGGGCCTGGATGTGCTGGTACACGGCGAGGCCGAGCGCAACGACATGGTCGAGTACTTCGCCGAGCAGCTCGACGGCTATGCGTTCACCCGTTTCGGCTGGGTGCAGAGTTATGGCTCACGCTGCGTGAAACCGGCGGTGATCGTCGGCGACCTGAGCCGGCCGAAGGCCATGACCGTGGAATGGATCAGGTATGCCCAGAGCCTGACCGACAAGGTGATGAAGGGCATGCTGACCGGCCCGGTGACCATGCTGATGTGGTCGTTTCCGCGCGAGGACGTGAGCCGTGAAGTACAGGCGCGTCAGCTGGCACTGGCGATCCGCGACGAAGTGCTCGACCTGGAGGCGGCGGGGATCCGGGTCGTACAGATCGACGAAGCGGCCTTCCGCGAAGGCCTGCCGCTGCGCCACGCTGCCTGGGCTCACTACCTGGAGTGGGCCACCGAGGCCTTCCGCCTGTGTGCTTCGGGCGTGCGCGACGAAACCCAGATCCATACCCACATGTGCTACAGCGAGTTCAATGATGTGATCGAGTCGATTGCAGCGATGGATGCCGACGTGATCACCATCGAGACTTCGCGTTCGGACATGGAATTGCTGGCGGCGTTCGAGCGGTTTGCCTACCCCAACGAGATCGGCCCGGGGGTGTATGACATTCACTCGCCACGGGTGCCGAGCCGCGAGGAAATGGTCAAGCTGTTGCGCAAGGCTGCCCGGCGCATTCCCGCCGAGCGCCTGTGGGTCAACCCGGATTGCGGGCTGAAGACCCGTGGCTGGCCGGAGACCGAGGCGGCGTTGATCAATATGGTGGCCGCTGCCCGTGAACTGCGTACCAGCGCCTGA
- a CDS encoding methylenetetrahydrofolate reductase C-terminal domain-containing protein — protein MSLLKTALRENTFVCVMEFVPKPSAERFAAMEAILARAHLCGWPMTVAIGDRVGSPLDMSPLDALASFSNPVPALPHFSGKDRERHHLLAQLQRMDAAGLDQLLLLTGDRLPGHQPGQRPVRYLESVAALQIARQARPHWLLGAALNPFKYCEEEGGAQYFKAEKKLAAGADFFTLQLGFDASKHQEAMRWMSRQAAPRPMLACLMSLTYGRAAMLDHVAGVTVTPSMRDLLEAEAAQAKAFAQARSVDRLALQIIGIKLMGYAGVHLSGIHDLQQLLALEARIEHWQAQIETLEHWAPAWHASWQMPGLPAVSFHPPQAAWRQGETRVAASFTEKARYQLMHGMHTLLFSRRNGLSKAFGWAVRQPLWTTRLGAQVLHMVERAVKRPLVGCDTCGRCRLEDTLYICPETCPKGLANGPCGGTALNRCEFGDRECIHSVKYRTAKAVRQTALLSERLIPCIEVETRHRSSWPQWFQAQTPRQLSPQPAPRTQPES, from the coding sequence ATGAGCCTGCTGAAAACCGCGCTGCGCGAAAACACCTTCGTCTGCGTCATGGAATTCGTCCCCAAACCGTCCGCAGAACGTTTCGCTGCCATGGAGGCAATCCTGGCGCGCGCGCACCTGTGCGGCTGGCCAATGACCGTGGCCATCGGCGACCGCGTCGGCAGCCCGCTGGATATGTCACCGCTGGACGCCCTCGCCTCCTTCAGCAACCCGGTACCCGCCCTGCCGCACTTCTCCGGCAAGGACCGCGAACGTCATCACCTGCTCGCCCAGCTGCAACGCATGGATGCCGCCGGCCTCGACCAGTTGCTGCTACTGACCGGCGACCGCCTGCCCGGTCACCAGCCTGGCCAGCGCCCGGTGCGCTACCTGGAGTCGGTGGCTGCCCTGCAGATCGCCCGGCAGGCCCGCCCGCACTGGCTGCTCGGCGCGGCCCTCAACCCGTTCAAGTACTGTGAGGAAGAAGGCGGCGCCCAGTACTTCAAGGCCGAGAAAAAGCTGGCGGCCGGTGCCGACTTCTTCACCCTGCAACTGGGCTTCGATGCCAGCAAACATCAGGAAGCCATGCGCTGGATGAGCCGCCAGGCCGCACCCAGGCCGATGCTGGCCTGCCTCATGAGCCTTACCTATGGGCGGGCGGCGATGCTCGACCACGTCGCCGGGGTGACCGTCACGCCGTCCATGCGCGACCTGCTCGAAGCTGAAGCGGCCCAGGCCAAGGCCTTTGCCCAGGCCCGTAGCGTCGACCGCCTGGCGTTGCAGATCATCGGCATCAAGCTGATGGGCTACGCCGGTGTGCACCTGTCAGGTATTCACGATCTCCAGCAGCTGCTGGCGCTGGAAGCGCGCATCGAGCACTGGCAAGCGCAAATCGAAACGCTGGAACACTGGGCACCGGCCTGGCACGCCAGTTGGCAGATGCCTGGCCTGCCGGCGGTCAGTTTCCACCCGCCACAGGCAGCCTGGCGCCAGGGCGAGACACGCGTCGCGGCCTCGTTTACGGAGAAAGCGCGCTATCAGCTGATGCACGGCATGCACACGCTGCTGTTCAGCCGCCGCAACGGCCTGAGCAAGGCATTCGGCTGGGCCGTGCGTCAGCCGTTATGGACCACGCGCCTTGGCGCGCAGGTGCTGCACATGGTGGAACGCGCGGTGAAGCGGCCGCTGGTAGGCTGTGACACCTGCGGCCGTTGCCGCCTGGAAGACACCTTGTACATCTGCCCGGAAACCTGCCCCAAGGGCCTGGCCAACGGCCCTTGCGGCGGTACCGCGCTGAACCGCTGCGAATTCGGCGATCGCGAGTGCATCCACAGCGTCAAGTACCGCACGGCCAAGGCAGTCCGGCAGACGGCGCTGCTGAGCGAGCGCCTGATCCCGTGCATCGAGGTCGAGACACGCCACCGCAGCTCCTGGCCGCAATGGTTTCAGGCGCAGACGCCGCGCCAGCTCAGCCCGCAGCCAGCGCCTCGAACCCAGCCCGAATCGTAG